In Equus quagga isolate Etosha38 chromosome 14, UCLA_HA_Equagga_1.0, whole genome shotgun sequence, one DNA window encodes the following:
- the SAFB gene encoding scaffold attachment factor B1 isoform X1: protein MRAAPTGVHGCERAPRRHAQAPSLQHACVPGGGGGRPATRNALAHIPAARSPRRCRRALERRPRAGCACAEARRAGAAGAVPSQAAPFCAGSGAKTGPVLCETGSGARVPGMAETLSGLGDSGAAGAAALSSASSETGTRRLSDLRVIDLRAELRKRNLDSSGNKSVLMERLRKAIEDEGGNPDEIEITSEGSKKAAKRSSKGRKPEEEGVEDNGLEENSGDGQEDVETSLENLQDIDMMDISVLDEAEIDNGSVADCVEDDEADTLPESLADGREPGEGEMKELPEPLPEPAVEDKETVNNLDTSSSDFTILQELEEPSLEPENEKILDILGETCKSEPVKEEGPELEQPFAQDTSSVGPDRKLAEEEDLFGSGHPEEGALDVAGESPGQAQASQADSLLAVVKREPAEEPGAGARTDCEPVGLEQRAEQSRGACEPAGACSEEAAEAPPEASSPEPGDSHEDGPKLAFEACNEVPPAPKESSASEGADQKMSSVEDDSDTKRLSKEEKGRSSCGRNFWVSGLSSTTRATDLKNLFSKYGKVVGAKVVTNARSPGARCYGFVTMSTAEEATKCISHLHKTELHGKMISVEKAKNEPAGKKTSEKRDGEGKKEKSSNSDRSANLKREDKADRKDDAKKGEDGSGEKSKDQDDQKPGPSERSRTTKSGSRGTERTVVMDKSKGVPVISVKTSGSKERVSKSQDRKSASREKRSVVSFDKVKEPRKSRDSESRRVRERSEREQRLQAQWEREERERLEIARERLAFHRHRLERERMERERLERERMHVEQERRREQERIHREREELRRQQELRYEQERRPAVRRPYDDGRRDDAYWPEAKRAALDERYHSDFNRQDRFHDFDHRDRGRYPDHSVDRREGSRSMMGEREGQHYPERHGGPERHGRDSRDGWGGYGSDKRMSEGRGLPPPPPRGRRDWGDHGRRLEDDRAWQGAADGGMMDRDHKRWQGGERSMSGHSGPGHMMTRGGMSGRGSFAPGGASRGHVIPRGGMQGGFGGQNRGSRPSDARFSRRY from the exons ATGCGCGCCGCCCCGACCGGCGTTCATGGCTGCGAGCGCGCCCCCCGCCGCCACGCGCAGGCGCCGTCCCTGCAGCACGCATGCGtcccgggcggcggcggcgggaggccGGCGACACGCAACGCGCTTGCGCACATCCCCGCAGCGCGCTCACCGCGCAGGTGCAGACGCGCCCTGGAGCGTCGGCCCCGCGCCGGGTGCGCCTGCGCAGAAGCGAGGCGCGCCGGGGCGGCTGGAGCGGTTCCCTCGCAGGCGGCGCCATTTTGTGCTGGGAGCGGAGCGAAAACCGGGCCGGTTCTGTGTGAAACGGGCAGCGGAGCCAGGGTCCCTGGAATGGCGGAGACTCTGTCAGGCCTTGGCGACTCGGGGGCGGCAGGCGCGGCGGCGCTGAGCTCCGCCTCGTCGGAGACCGGGACGCGGCGGCTCAGCGACCTGCGGGTGATCGATCTGCGGGCGGAGCTGAGGAAACGGAACCTGGACTCGAGCGGCAACAAGAGCGTCCTGATGGAGCGGCTCCGAAAG GCCATCGAAGACGAAGGCGGCAACCCCGACGAGATCGAGATTACCTCCGAGGGGAGCAAGAAGGCGGCGAAGCGGTCCAGCAAAG GGCGTAAACCAGAGGAAGAGGGTGTGGAGGACAACGGGCTGGAGGAAAATTCTGGGGACGGCCAG GAGGATGTTGAAACGAGCTTGGAGAACTTGCAGGACATCGACATGATGGACATCAGCGTGCTGGACGAGGCAGAGATCGATAACGGCAGCGTTGCCGACTGCGTGGAGGACGACGAGGCCGACACCCTCCCGGAGTCCCTGGCCGACGGCCGAGAGCCGGGCGAGGGGGAGATGAAGGAGCTGCCCGAGCCGCTGCCGGAGCCCGCT GTAGAGGACAAGGAAACTGTTAACAATTTAGATACTTCATCGTCTGACTTCACTATATTGCAG GAACTTGAGGAGCCCTCCTTGGAGCCAG aaaatgagaaaatactcgACATTTTGGGGGAAACTTGTAAATCTGAGCCAGTAAAAGAAGAAGGTCCcgagctggagcagccatttgCCCAGGATACAAGTAGCGTGGGGCCAGACAGAAAGCTTGCGGAGGAAGAGGACCTTTTTGGCAGCGGCCACCCGGAGGAGGGTGCTTTAGATGTGGCCGGCGAGTCCCCGGGCCAGGCTCAGGCGAGCCAGGCAGACAGCCTGTTAGCGGTAGTGAAAAGGGAGCCGGCGGAGGAGCCGGGCGCTGGCGCGCGGACGGACTGCGAGCCTGTAGGGCTAGAGCAGCGAGCGGAGCAGAGCAGGGGAGCCTGCGAGCCCGCGGGAGCCTGTAGCGAGGAGGCCGCGGAAGCGCCCCCGGAAGCCTCGAGCCCCGAGCCCGGGGATAGCCACGAAGACGGGCCGAAGCTTGCTTTTGAAGCTTGTAATGAAGTCCCTCCGGCTCCTAAAGAGTCCTCAGCCAGTGAGGGCGCTGATCAGAAAATGAG TTCTGTCGAAGATGACTCGGACACAAAGAGGCTTTCCAAAGAGGAAAAGG GTCGTAGCAGTTGTGGTAGAAATTTCTGGGTTAGTGGACTTTCTTCTACCACCAGAGCTACAGATTTGAAGAACCTGTTCAGCAAATACGGGAAG GTGGTGGGCGCCAAGGTCGTGACGAACGCCCGGAGTCCTGGGGCTCGCTGCTACGGCTTCGTCACCATGTCCACAGCAGAAGAGGCCACCAAGTGCATCAGCCACCTGCACAAAACAGAGCTCCACGGGAAGATGATCTCCGTGGAGAAA GCGAAAAACGAACCTGCTGGCAAGAAAACCTCTGAGAAGAGAGACGGtgaggggaaaaaggagaagtcCAGTAACAGTGACAG ATCTGCGAACCTGAAGAGGGAAGACAAAGCCGACAGAAAAGATGATGCTAAAAAGGGCGAAGATGGAAGTGGGGAAAAGAGTAAAGATCAGGATGATCAGAAGCCTGGCCCCTCGGAGCGCTCCCGGACCACCAAATCAG GAAGTCGGGGAACCGAGCGCACAGTGGTGATGGATAAATCTAAGGGTGTGCCTGTCATCAGTGTCAAAACCTCGGGATCCAAGGAGAGG GTGTCCAAGAGCCAGGACCGCAAGTCGGCCAGCAGAGAGAAGCGCTCCGTCGTGTCCTTCGACAAAGTCAAGGAGCCTCGCAAGTCGAGAGACTCGGAGTCCCGCAG GGTGCGCGAGCGCAGTGAGCGGGAGCAGCGGCTGCAGGCGCAGTGGGAGCGGGAGGAGCGCGAGCGGCTGGAGATCGCCCGCGAGAGGCTGGCCTTCCACCGGCACCGGCTGGAGCGCGAGCGCATGGAGCGAGAGCGGCTGGAGCGCGAGCGCATGCACGTGGAGCAGGAGCGCCGGCGCGAGCAGGAGCGCATCCACCGCGAGCGCGAGGAGCTGCGGCGCCAGCAGGAGCTGCGCTATGAGCAGGAGCGGCGGCCGGCCGTGCGCAGGCCCTACGACGACGGCCG GCGAGATGATGCCTACTGGCCGGAAGCCAAGCGGGCCGCCCTGGACGAGCGCTACCATTCGGACTTCAACCGCCAGGATCGCTTCCACGACTTTGACCACAGGGACCGGGGCCGCTACCCCGACCACTCTGTTGACAG GAGAGAAGGTTCGAGGTCGAtgatgggagaaagagaaggacag CATTACCCCGAGCGCCACGGCGGGCCCGAGCGCCACGGCCGGGACTCCCGGGACGGCTGGGGCGGCTACGGCTCCGACAAGAGGATGAGCGAGGGCCGGGGGCTGCCGCCGCCACCACCCAG GGGCAGACGGGACTGGGGGGACCACGGCCGGAGGCTAGAGGATGACCGTGCGTGGCAGGGCGCCGCCGACGGAGGCATGATGGACAGGGACCACAAGAGGTGGCAAG GTGGCGAGAGAAGTATGTCTGGTCACTCAGGCCCGGGCCACATGATGACCCGCGGCGGGATGTCGGG GCGCGGCAGCTTCGCCCCCGGCGGGGCCTCGCGGGGCCACGTGATCCCGCGCGGCGGGATGCAGGGCGGCTTCGGAGGCCAGAACCGGGGCAGCCGGCCCAGCGACGCCCGCTTCAGCCGCCGCTACTGA
- the SAFB gene encoding scaffold attachment factor B1 isoform X2: MRAAPTGVHGCERAPRRHAQAPSLQHACVPGGGGGRPATRNALAHIPAARSPRRCRRALERRPRAGCACAEARRAGAAGAVPSQAAPFCAGSGAKTGPVLCETGSGARVPGMAETLSGLGDSGAAGAAALSSASSETGTRRLSDLRVIDLRAELRKRNLDSSGNKSVLMERLRKAIEDEGGNPDEIEITSEGSKKAAKRSSKGRKPEEEGVEDNGLEENSGDGQEDVETSLENLQDIDMMDISVLDEAEIDNGSVADCVEDDEADTLPESLADGREPGEGEMKELPEPLPEPAVEDKETVNNLDTSSSDFTILQELEEPSLEPENEKILDILGETCKSEPVKEEGPELEQPFAQDTSSVGPDRKLAEEEDLFGSGHPEEGALDVAGESPGQAQASQADSLLAVVKREPAEEPGAGARTDCEPVGLEQRAEQSRGACEPAGACSEEAAEAPPEASSPEPGDSHEDGPKLAFEACNEVPPAPKESSASEGADQKMSSVEDDSDTKRLSKEEKGRSSCGRNFWVSGLSSTTRATDLKNLFSKYGKVVGAKVVTNARSPGARCYGFVTMSTAEEATKCISHLHKTELHGKMISVEKAKNEPAGKKTSEKRDGEGKKEKSSNSDRSANLKREDKADRKDDAKKGEDGSGEKSKDQDDQKPGPSERSRTTKSGSRGTERTVVMDKSKGVPVISVKTSGSKERVSKSQDRKSASREKRSVVSFDKVKEPRKSRDSESRRVRERSEREQRLQAQWEREERERLEIARERLAFHRHRLERERMERERLERERMHVEQERRREQERIHREREELRRQQELRYEQERRPAVRRPYDDGRRDDAYWPEAKRAALDERYHSDFNRQDRFHDFDHRDRGRYPDHSVDRREGSRSMMGEREGQHYPERHGGPERHGRDSRDGWGGYGSDKRMSEGRGLPPPPPRRDWGDHGRRLEDDRAWQGAADGGMMDRDHKRWQGGERSMSGHSGPGHMMTRGGMSGRGSFAPGGASRGHVIPRGGMQGGFGGQNRGSRPSDARFSRRY, translated from the exons ATGCGCGCCGCCCCGACCGGCGTTCATGGCTGCGAGCGCGCCCCCCGCCGCCACGCGCAGGCGCCGTCCCTGCAGCACGCATGCGtcccgggcggcggcggcgggaggccGGCGACACGCAACGCGCTTGCGCACATCCCCGCAGCGCGCTCACCGCGCAGGTGCAGACGCGCCCTGGAGCGTCGGCCCCGCGCCGGGTGCGCCTGCGCAGAAGCGAGGCGCGCCGGGGCGGCTGGAGCGGTTCCCTCGCAGGCGGCGCCATTTTGTGCTGGGAGCGGAGCGAAAACCGGGCCGGTTCTGTGTGAAACGGGCAGCGGAGCCAGGGTCCCTGGAATGGCGGAGACTCTGTCAGGCCTTGGCGACTCGGGGGCGGCAGGCGCGGCGGCGCTGAGCTCCGCCTCGTCGGAGACCGGGACGCGGCGGCTCAGCGACCTGCGGGTGATCGATCTGCGGGCGGAGCTGAGGAAACGGAACCTGGACTCGAGCGGCAACAAGAGCGTCCTGATGGAGCGGCTCCGAAAG GCCATCGAAGACGAAGGCGGCAACCCCGACGAGATCGAGATTACCTCCGAGGGGAGCAAGAAGGCGGCGAAGCGGTCCAGCAAAG GGCGTAAACCAGAGGAAGAGGGTGTGGAGGACAACGGGCTGGAGGAAAATTCTGGGGACGGCCAG GAGGATGTTGAAACGAGCTTGGAGAACTTGCAGGACATCGACATGATGGACATCAGCGTGCTGGACGAGGCAGAGATCGATAACGGCAGCGTTGCCGACTGCGTGGAGGACGACGAGGCCGACACCCTCCCGGAGTCCCTGGCCGACGGCCGAGAGCCGGGCGAGGGGGAGATGAAGGAGCTGCCCGAGCCGCTGCCGGAGCCCGCT GTAGAGGACAAGGAAACTGTTAACAATTTAGATACTTCATCGTCTGACTTCACTATATTGCAG GAACTTGAGGAGCCCTCCTTGGAGCCAG aaaatgagaaaatactcgACATTTTGGGGGAAACTTGTAAATCTGAGCCAGTAAAAGAAGAAGGTCCcgagctggagcagccatttgCCCAGGATACAAGTAGCGTGGGGCCAGACAGAAAGCTTGCGGAGGAAGAGGACCTTTTTGGCAGCGGCCACCCGGAGGAGGGTGCTTTAGATGTGGCCGGCGAGTCCCCGGGCCAGGCTCAGGCGAGCCAGGCAGACAGCCTGTTAGCGGTAGTGAAAAGGGAGCCGGCGGAGGAGCCGGGCGCTGGCGCGCGGACGGACTGCGAGCCTGTAGGGCTAGAGCAGCGAGCGGAGCAGAGCAGGGGAGCCTGCGAGCCCGCGGGAGCCTGTAGCGAGGAGGCCGCGGAAGCGCCCCCGGAAGCCTCGAGCCCCGAGCCCGGGGATAGCCACGAAGACGGGCCGAAGCTTGCTTTTGAAGCTTGTAATGAAGTCCCTCCGGCTCCTAAAGAGTCCTCAGCCAGTGAGGGCGCTGATCAGAAAATGAG TTCTGTCGAAGATGACTCGGACACAAAGAGGCTTTCCAAAGAGGAAAAGG GTCGTAGCAGTTGTGGTAGAAATTTCTGGGTTAGTGGACTTTCTTCTACCACCAGAGCTACAGATTTGAAGAACCTGTTCAGCAAATACGGGAAG GTGGTGGGCGCCAAGGTCGTGACGAACGCCCGGAGTCCTGGGGCTCGCTGCTACGGCTTCGTCACCATGTCCACAGCAGAAGAGGCCACCAAGTGCATCAGCCACCTGCACAAAACAGAGCTCCACGGGAAGATGATCTCCGTGGAGAAA GCGAAAAACGAACCTGCTGGCAAGAAAACCTCTGAGAAGAGAGACGGtgaggggaaaaaggagaagtcCAGTAACAGTGACAG ATCTGCGAACCTGAAGAGGGAAGACAAAGCCGACAGAAAAGATGATGCTAAAAAGGGCGAAGATGGAAGTGGGGAAAAGAGTAAAGATCAGGATGATCAGAAGCCTGGCCCCTCGGAGCGCTCCCGGACCACCAAATCAG GAAGTCGGGGAACCGAGCGCACAGTGGTGATGGATAAATCTAAGGGTGTGCCTGTCATCAGTGTCAAAACCTCGGGATCCAAGGAGAGG GTGTCCAAGAGCCAGGACCGCAAGTCGGCCAGCAGAGAGAAGCGCTCCGTCGTGTCCTTCGACAAAGTCAAGGAGCCTCGCAAGTCGAGAGACTCGGAGTCCCGCAG GGTGCGCGAGCGCAGTGAGCGGGAGCAGCGGCTGCAGGCGCAGTGGGAGCGGGAGGAGCGCGAGCGGCTGGAGATCGCCCGCGAGAGGCTGGCCTTCCACCGGCACCGGCTGGAGCGCGAGCGCATGGAGCGAGAGCGGCTGGAGCGCGAGCGCATGCACGTGGAGCAGGAGCGCCGGCGCGAGCAGGAGCGCATCCACCGCGAGCGCGAGGAGCTGCGGCGCCAGCAGGAGCTGCGCTATGAGCAGGAGCGGCGGCCGGCCGTGCGCAGGCCCTACGACGACGGCCG GCGAGATGATGCCTACTGGCCGGAAGCCAAGCGGGCCGCCCTGGACGAGCGCTACCATTCGGACTTCAACCGCCAGGATCGCTTCCACGACTTTGACCACAGGGACCGGGGCCGCTACCCCGACCACTCTGTTGACAG GAGAGAAGGTTCGAGGTCGAtgatgggagaaagagaaggacag CATTACCCCGAGCGCCACGGCGGGCCCGAGCGCCACGGCCGGGACTCCCGGGACGGCTGGGGCGGCTACGGCTCCGACAAGAGGATGAGCGAGGGCCGGGGGCTGCCGCCGCCACCACCCAG ACGGGACTGGGGGGACCACGGCCGGAGGCTAGAGGATGACCGTGCGTGGCAGGGCGCCGCCGACGGAGGCATGATGGACAGGGACCACAAGAGGTGGCAAG GTGGCGAGAGAAGTATGTCTGGTCACTCAGGCCCGGGCCACATGATGACCCGCGGCGGGATGTCGGG GCGCGGCAGCTTCGCCCCCGGCGGGGCCTCGCGGGGCCACGTGATCCCGCGCGGCGGGATGCAGGGCGGCTTCGGAGGCCAGAACCGGGGCAGCCGGCCCAGCGACGCCCGCTTCAGCCGCCGCTACTGA
- the MICOS13 gene encoding MICOS complex subunit MIC13 — MVPRVWSLMRFLLKGSVAGVAVYLVYDQELLGPSEKTQAVLQKAEEVVPPAVYGFSQYVCDQTGLKVPQLPAPPKFNFHLRDSWNSGIMTVMSALSVAPSKACEYSKEGWQYLKERIK, encoded by the exons ATGGTGCCCCGAGTGTGGTCGCTGATGAG GTTCCTCCTCAAGGGCAGCGTGGCCGGGGTGGCCGTGTACCTGGTGTACGACCAGGAGCTGCTGGGGCCCAGCGAGAAGACGCAGGCGGTCCTGCAGAAGGCCGAGGAGGTGGTGCCCCCCGCCGTGTACGGCTTCAGCCAGTACGTGTGCGACCAGACCGGCCTGAAGGTTCCCCAG ctcccagcGCCCCCCAAGTTTAACTTTCACCTCCGCGACTCCTGGAATTCAG GCATCATGACGGTGATGTCGGCTCTGTCGGTGGCTCCCTCCAAGGCCTGCGAGTACTCGAAGGAGGGCTGGCAGTACCTGAAGGAGCGCATCAAGTAG